One Alteromonas sp. KC3 DNA segment encodes these proteins:
- the serC gene encoding 3-phosphoserine/phosphohydroxythreonine transaminase, whose product MKEVFNFCAGPAMLPKEVMQKAQAEFTNWRDLGCSVMEVSHRGKDFIEIAAKAEQDLRDLLSVPSNYHVLFTHGGGRGQFAAVPLNLSSTSDTSLHLVSGSWSKGAVEEAEKYNNAVVVGNVTDKDGLQYVANPSLSDIDQTAAYYHFCPNETVDGIAFDWLPEAGDVPLVSDMSSTILSQPIDVAKHGVIYAGAQKNIGPSGLSVVIVRDDLVGKARKETPSIFDYALAAKSDSMYNTPPTFSWYLAGLVFEWLKDMGGVDAMAKRNSEKAALLYSAIDSSDFYSSKVHPDNRSKMNVPFHLADPELDKLFLAQSQDAGLLALKGHRSVGGMRASIYNAMPVEGIVALVEFMREFERVNG is encoded by the coding sequence ATGAAAGAGGTTTTTAACTTTTGCGCAGGCCCTGCAATGCTTCCAAAGGAAGTGATGCAAAAAGCCCAAGCTGAATTCACAAACTGGCGCGACTTAGGCTGCTCTGTAATGGAAGTAAGCCACCGTGGCAAAGACTTCATTGAAATAGCGGCAAAGGCGGAGCAAGATCTTCGTGACCTATTGTCAGTGCCATCTAATTATCACGTACTGTTCACGCATGGTGGCGGTCGTGGTCAATTTGCTGCTGTGCCGCTAAACCTTTCCAGTACAAGCGACACTAGCTTACATTTAGTAAGTGGCTCTTGGTCAAAAGGCGCAGTTGAAGAAGCTGAGAAGTACAACAATGCAGTGGTGGTAGGTAATGTTACCGACAAAGATGGCCTACAGTACGTTGCTAACCCTTCACTAAGTGATATTGACCAAACCGCAGCCTATTATCATTTTTGCCCTAATGAAACTGTAGACGGTATTGCCTTTGATTGGCTACCTGAAGCAGGCGATGTACCGTTAGTGTCTGATATGTCATCTACTATACTATCGCAACCTATTGATGTGGCGAAACACGGTGTTATTTACGCAGGTGCGCAAAAAAACATTGGGCCTAGTGGTTTATCTGTGGTTATTGTTCGCGACGATCTGGTAGGCAAAGCACGTAAGGAAACACCGTCTATTTTCGATTATGCGCTAGCTGCAAAATCAGACTCCATGTACAACACACCACCGACATTTTCGTGGTATTTGGCAGGCCTTGTATTTGAATGGCTAAAAGACATGGGCGGTGTAGACGCAATGGCCAAACGCAACAGCGAAAAAGCGGCGTTGCTGTATTCAGCCATTGATAGCTCTGATTTTTATTCAAGTAAAGTTCACCCAGACAATCGTTCGAAGATGAATGTGCCTTTCCATTTGGCAGATCCTGAGCTCGATAAGCTATTTTTAGCGCAATCTCAAGACGCTGGGCTGCTCGCGCTTAAAGGGCACCGTTCGGTAGGGGGCATGCGTGCCAGTATTTATAATGCAATGCCGGTTGAAGGCATTGTGGCGCTAGTTGAATTTATGCGCGAATTTGAAAGAGTGAATGGATAA
- the cmk gene encoding (d)CMP kinase — MHSTPVVTVDGPSGAGKGTLSSLLAKKLGWHFLDSGAIYRVLAVAALHHDLPCDDEECVVPLATGLDVSFETNEEATRIILEGEDVTDDIRTEDVGAVASKVAALPRVREALLRRQRAFQQDPGLVADGRDMGTVVFPDAPVKIFLTASAEARAERRYSQLKAKGMDVNIARLLTDIKARDERDTQRAVAPLVPAQDAVIIDSTDLDIDQVFEKAMDIISSRL, encoded by the coding sequence ATGCATTCCACACCCGTAGTCACGGTTGACGGTCCTAGTGGTGCTGGTAAGGGTACGTTAAGTAGCTTATTAGCAAAGAAATTAGGGTGGCACTTTTTAGATAGCGGAGCAATATACCGCGTACTAGCAGTTGCCGCACTACACCACGACCTTCCGTGTGATGATGAAGAATGTGTTGTTCCTCTTGCAACCGGTCTCGACGTAAGTTTTGAGACGAATGAAGAAGCAACGCGCATCATTTTAGAAGGCGAAGATGTCACTGACGATATTCGCACTGAAGATGTAGGCGCAGTGGCTTCAAAAGTAGCAGCACTACCAAGAGTGCGTGAAGCACTGCTTCGTAGGCAGCGTGCATTCCAACAAGACCCTGGTTTGGTGGCAGATGGTCGCGACATGGGTACGGTGGTTTTCCCAGATGCGCCGGTTAAGATTTTTCTTACCGCAAGCGCTGAAGCCCGTGCTGAGCGTCGCTATAGCCAGTTGAAAGCTAAGGGCATGGATGTTAATATTGCGCGCCTTTTAACCGATATCAAGGCAAGAGACGAGCGTGATACACAACGCGCGGTTGCCCCTTTGGTACCGGCACAAGATGCTGTAATTATTGATTCAACGGACTTGGATATTGACCAAGTCTTTGAAAAAGCGATGGATATTATTTCCTCACGCCTTTAA
- the aroA gene encoding 3-phosphoshikimate 1-carboxyvinyltransferase → MEQLTLDPIAKVSGEVNVPGSKSLSNRALLLAALAEGQTELTNLLDSDDISHMLNALTKLGVSYELNEDKTRCVVQGNNGAFDVAEPLELFLGNAGTAMRPLCAALAASNVDTVLTGEPRMEERPIGDLVDALREANADITYLKNDGFPPLQIKGKTLSGGEMSVDGSVSSQFLTALLMAAPLFTGDVVIRIKGELVSKPYIDITLDTMAKFGVSVDNDNYQTFTISGDAKYVAPGKFMVEGDASSASYFLAAGAIKGGTVRVTGIGQNSIQGDIRFADVLEAMGAKVVWHDEYVEVTGAPLKGVNMDMNHIPDAAMTIATTALFAEGPTTMTNIYNWRVKETDRLNAMATELQKLGAKVEEGHDYITVWPTDQLKHAEIDTYNDHRIAMCFSLVALSDTPVTINDPGCTRKTFPDYFTRFKTLYSA, encoded by the coding sequence ATGGAGCAGTTAACATTAGACCCGATTGCAAAGGTATCGGGAGAGGTCAATGTACCTGGCTCAAAAAGCTTGTCTAATCGTGCATTGTTACTTGCGGCATTGGCGGAAGGACAAACTGAACTAACGAACCTGTTAGACAGTGATGACATTTCACATATGCTGAATGCCCTGACCAAGCTTGGTGTAAGCTATGAGCTGAATGAAGACAAAACACGTTGTGTCGTACAAGGTAACAATGGGGCTTTTGACGTTGCAGAACCCCTTGAGTTATTTTTGGGCAATGCGGGTACAGCAATGCGCCCCCTATGTGCGGCACTCGCGGCAAGTAATGTTGATACTGTGCTTACTGGTGAGCCTCGCATGGAAGAACGCCCGATTGGTGATTTGGTTGATGCACTACGCGAGGCCAATGCCGATATTACTTATTTGAAAAATGATGGTTTTCCGCCACTTCAAATAAAAGGTAAAACACTAAGCGGCGGCGAAATGTCAGTTGACGGAAGTGTTTCAAGCCAGTTTTTGACAGCACTGTTGATGGCTGCGCCACTTTTCACTGGTGACGTGGTTATTCGTATCAAAGGTGAACTTGTCTCTAAGCCTTATATTGATATCACATTAGATACGATGGCCAAATTCGGTGTGTCGGTAGATAACGATAATTACCAGACATTTACCATATCGGGCGATGCAAAGTACGTTGCGCCCGGTAAATTTATGGTTGAAGGTGATGCATCATCAGCGTCTTATTTTCTAGCCGCTGGCGCAATTAAAGGTGGCACGGTACGCGTAACTGGTATAGGCCAAAATAGCATACAAGGTGACATTCGTTTCGCTGATGTGCTTGAAGCGATGGGCGCAAAGGTAGTGTGGCACGATGAATACGTTGAAGTGACGGGCGCACCACTTAAAGGGGTTAATATGGACATGAACCATATTCCAGATGCGGCCATGACCATTGCTACAACAGCTTTGTTTGCAGAAGGTCCAACGACCATGACAAACATCTACAACTGGCGCGTTAAAGAAACAGACCGACTAAATGCCATGGCGACAGAACTTCAAAAGTTAGGTGCCAAGGTTGAAGAAGGGCACGATTACATAACAGTATGGCCAACTGACCAACTTAAGCATGCAGAAATCGATACGTATAATGACCATCGCATTGCAATGTGCTTCTCGTTAGTGGCACTAAGTGATACGCCGGTGACTATTAACGACCCAGGCTGCACGCGCAAGACGTTCCCTGACTACTTCACTCGATTTAAGACGCTTTACAGTGCGTAA